AGACCACTGCGCTGCGGGCATGGCCGATATGACAGAGATCGTAGACAGTGACCCCGCAGACATACATCCCGATACGCCCTCCCCGCAAGGGGATGAACTCCTCCTTCCGCTGGGTCATGGTGTTATATACCCTCAACCCCATTTCCCCTTCTCCTTTTTGTCCAGTACCTTCCTCAACCTCTCCAAGATCACCACCTTTCCCAAAAGGGGCAAGACCTTATGCAGCTCCGGACCCTCCACCCTCCCGGTGAGGGCTGCCCTTATGGGAGAGAAAAGCCCCTTTCCCTTGAGGGCCCCATCTTCTGCAAGGGCTGCCCTGGCCTTCTCATCCCAAGAGATCTTCCCCGGCAAGAAGATAGGGAGGTATCCTCTGGTCCCTCGCCCCACTCTGATCCCAACCAGTGCAGGTCCTCCATGATCGCCGCCTCTGCCGCAGGATCGAGCCGAACTAAATCGGTGTCCTCAATCCTGAGGACGAAGGCTCCGTCATGTTTTAGGGAAAAGAGTTTGTTATAGAGGGCAGTTCGTGCGTTCCCTATATGCAACAACCCTGTAGGGCTTGGGGCGAACCGGACTCTAACCCCACCTTTCATCTCCCCTCCAGGAGGGCTACGGCACAGGCAGCGATCCCCTCTCCCCTGCCTGTGAAGCCCAACCCCTCTGTAGTGGTGGCCTTGACATTCACCCTCTCTTTATTGATGCCCAAGGTCTCGGCGATCCTTTCCTCCATCTGGGGGAGATATGGTGCCAGCTTGGGGGCTTGGGCCATGATGGTAGCGTCGATGTTTGTTACTCCGAACCCCCTTTTCTTTACCACCTTGATTACCTTCTGCAGTAACAACAGGCTCTCCATATCCCTATATTGAGG
This portion of the Deltaproteobacteria bacterium genome encodes:
- a CDS encoding 2-C-methyl-D-erythritol 2,4-cyclodiphosphate synthase codes for the protein MAEKGNTEFRMGIGYDVHRLGAGRPLILGGVKIPHPQGLLGHSNADVLVHAICDALLGAISEGDIGRHFPDSDPQYRDMESLLLLQKVIKVVKKRGFGVTNIDATIMAQAPKLAPYLPQMEERIAETLGINKERVNVKATTTEGLGFTGRGEGIAACAVALLEGR